Sequence from the Herbaspirillum sp. meg3 genome:
CCCTGTCGGGCTCTTCCTCGGTGCCCGTACGCCGCCGGAAATCGCCATCGCCATCCTGGCGGAAATGACCGCCATCCGTAACGGCGTGTCCATCTCGCAGACGCATGCTGCTCGCACCGATCCTCTCCCTGGATCTGGCACCGAAGGTGGCGGCAGTTGCACGGTCGGTGAACTCGCCAAATAAGACGCTGTTTTTGCTTCAGGCGGTACTGCCGGAAGCTGCGAGATCGGCACGCGTATCGATGTCCCGATGAATACCGGGATCGTTGACGGGGATCTCGTTGACAGGTGACGATTTCAGTAACTCCCTTGCGCCGCGGTCACCGCTCAATTGCAGCAGGCCATCCAGATGCTTGCGGCCGAAGGCCACCGGATTACCGCGCTTGCCGAGATAAACCGGCACGGCCAGATCGACACCGTCCTTGAGTGCCGCCAGCAAGCCGCCATGTGTGGATGTCTGCACATGCGGCATGTCACCCAATGCGATCAGCCAGCCTGTCGCATCCTTGGTATGCCGGATTCCACACATCAGCGAAGCGCTCATGCCCTCGCCTGCATCGCGGCATTCCACCACCTGACATCCCATCGCGGCAAGACGCCGAGCGACCTCTCCTTGCAGGGAGTTGACCACCGCAACGACCGGCAATGCCGCCAGCAGTTTGCGAGCGGCAGCGGCGACAACACAATCGTCCGTATCGGACAATGGCGCGAGCAACTTGTTATCGGCGCCGCTCGGATCGAAGCGAGAACCTTTTCCGGCTGCCAGCAAAAGGCCGACAAATCGAGAGGACGGAGATGCTGAGGATGAAATTACGGAGGTCATGGCCTCCGATTATCCATCAAAATTGCGCTCATGCGTTTTCTCTGCGTGACGCCAACGGTGGCCTTGGTTTTGCGTCAGCGTACCGTCATCCGCCCGTTGCCTGTTGCAGCAAAAATCGGGTGCAATCGTCCACAGCCAATGGCTTGCTGAAGTAGTAGCCTTGCACCTTGTCGCAGCCGTTTTCCTTCATCACATTGTACTGCCCCAGAGTTTCCACTCCC
This genomic interval carries:
- a CDS encoding NTP transferase domain-containing protein, which encodes MTSVISSSASPSSRFVGLLLAAGKGSRFDPSGADNKLLAPLSDTDDCVVAAAARKLLAALPVVAVVNSLQGEVARRLAAMGCQVVECRDAGEGMSASLMCGIRHTKDATGWLIALGDMPHVQTSTHGGLLAALKDGVDLAVPVYLGKRGNPVAFGRKHLDGLLQLSGDRGARELLKSSPVNEIPVNDPGIHRDIDTRADLAASGSTA